Genomic window (Ananas comosus cultivar F153 linkage group 16, ASM154086v1, whole genome shotgun sequence):
TCCTGCGCCTTCGAAGCGCTCCCCTGTTTCTCCAACTCCGTCTCCTGCGCCATCAAAGAGCTCCCCTGTTTCTCCaactccatctcctcctccatcTAATAGCTCCTCCCCTGCTTCCTCCCCATCTCCATCATCGCCTCCTCCCACTTCCACCATCTCTGCGCCTTCGCCAAGTGCCGGGGCCTCTCCTGGGCCTTCCCCTGATTCTTCCTCCTCTGTTTTGATTGTGCCCGAGATAGGGTTTGGTGTCCTGTTTGCGGTTTTGGGTGGTGGGCTTTTACTTTGAAGGCGATGATGCATTGTTTGGTGTTTCAATTGGGTGGTGAGAGGTggtgttaaattatataacaatAACAAGTGTTATAGATTGTTGGGATTATTATTTAGGTTAGTGGGTTGtgatcttttctttctctttttctctctttttttttgtgtttatgtgtgtgtgtgttcatATTAATGTGGGTGCAATGACATTGGTTTTTgcttcaaataaaattataatttcctTGTGTAGATTCTATTAGAGAATATGCTTTGATTTATTTGTGAGTTATGGAAATGTTTTTATTGGAGAGTTTCCTTGTTCTCTCCTTCTTTGTATATTGAACTGTATTATTTAGATTCTATCTCAATcactaattatttactttatttacAGTTATTGAACTGTATTATTTAGATTCTATCTCAATcactaattatttactttatttgcagttccaatttaaaaactttattttctaaTCTACATTGTGATCTACTACATGCATGAACTAAATCGtgtgttaataatattaaaaccAATTCGTATTattatcttaattaatttcaGCATTTAAAAATGTCAGGAGAGAAGTGAAACTAATAAGTGTACTAACAAATTATTCTATAATATCTCGTTCACAATTATATGAATgacaaaaacataaaattctctacatgtaaataaaaaaaaaattaagtttcatCTTTTACTTGTTTaaattagcattttaattaaaatGGGTGTTTTACTCTGAATTACTCCACAGCATTTGTAATTTGTGGcgttaaaatattatctaaaacatTATTATAATAAGATTTTACCATGAGTACTAtcaatattaactttttaatattaaggttaataaataaatactatttttttactagtttcgttcttataataatatcttttcaacaaaaaaatggGGGTAATAAATCTCGAGAAAATGCTTCTATGCTCTCaaatcttatttttaatttttcaacacatcaaaaagtataatttttttatttgtaaatactTTAGCATAAATTATTTTGTCAGTGTTAGATGGTATTGAATACAGAACAAAACTAAggtttagtttgatattgagaccAATATgatgttattagataaaatagggTTGAACTAAAAGTATATACaaatatacttctgcgttcttcGATAAAATCGCAGAAAATAAATCGTAACCGGTTTATCTCGATATGCGAaacgtaatattatataacaaaacaaataaaatatttttttatcgtattttTCACCGTACCTTTAGCCATGGATGGGTCGCatcaaaaagattttttttttggttttatccCTCGTGTCACCAATCTTAGAATAATTGTACGGTATAGATACACCTTGGATGCGCAGATATTTCCAAAAATGGAAATGCTTCAGGGACCAGTTAACCCATCCGCGAGACTCCTTTCCCaataaggaaagaaaaaaaagtaatttcaaaaagaaaataaagaagttCGAAGTAGAATTAAtagaatttattgaatttttgtaaatttgaaaaaaaatttgtgatttgGTAACACATCATTTTTCAATAAgctaaaatttaacaaaaaattctgtaaataattttttttattttttcttcctaaGTTTTTAACATTTATGTTTTACTCTTTCCAGATTTTAAATTGATGTTTCCTGTTCTCCTTTGCCGATGTTTCGTCACTATTCCGTctatttatgtaatttatatcggatttttttttaaaatagcaaGAATAtattaaagatttttttaagAACAAGTATTAAGTGTAACGGCAACATGATCATTCTgtcctttttattattatcgtaattttctaaaaaataatttaaaatttttaaattggcaaaatatagattttcaaaaaaaattttaaaaaaataaaaaaatggatatttatagaaaattttgcattttagtctTTCCAATATTATATTATACCATATTAATCATCCTAAATTATTTTAGGAAAAAAGCTCACCATTCTCTTCAAAGAATGAATGGATGGATTATGAATCAGATCGAGAATGGGCACCTCCTAAAAACCGACGGCTCATGATGTGCATCAAAAATCGTACAGAGGGCCATGCATTGCCCGGGTGCTGCAGATCGGGGGCATGCACAGATCTTAATTCTTGCGTGATATGATTGCATGTCCTTGTGATCAAGCTTTTttcatatagatagatatataatacATCTCtctaacataataataataataataataataataataatattctccACATCTTCATTTGGCGTATGTTAACTCATCTCTAACTTAGGTCTCGTCTGGTCCAGCTGAAAAAGTTTTGTAACTTCTtcaaaatctttaattttagttatttatataaaatccaCAAGCTTTGTAGCTTCTTCAAGATCTTTATATTTCTGTAGTTATTTGTGTAAAATTCACAATCTTTGTAGCTTCTTCAAGATCTTTATTTTTCTGTACTTATTTGTGTAAAATCCACGCAAATAATTTACTCAAACAGCTACTTAGATCTTAGTTGgagattagtattttaaaagcatctgcttttatgtttttataaGACTAATCAGATAATCTGTTTACTCTTTGGGCACTCTTTAAAAAGTTTTGCTCTGTTTTTTTATTCccccttgagagagagagagagagagagagagagagagagttttggtcaTTCACCTATTACAATCACCAAATATTCCCTGCCACCACTTTTGAAGTTtggtaaagaaaaaaagtttttttttttttgtttttgtttttcctccCGGATCTCAAAACAAGCAAACATTCATTCCCCACCCACCCCATCTCATTCTCCCCCCACTCCACTCCATTCCATTCCATTTTGCCATATTCATGTAAACACCCCCCTCTTTCGCATTTGTGAGAGAAGAGCCCccattttagagagagataaatagatacatagatagagagagagagagagagagagagagagagagagaaggggatcAAAATGGGGAGGGGGAGAACAGAGATAAAGAGGATAGAGAACCCAACGCAGAGGCAATCAACTTTCTATAAAAGAAGGGATGGGCTGTTCAAGAAGGCCAGGGAGCTCTCCATCCTCTGCGACGCAGACCTGCTGCTCCTCCTCTTTTCCTCTTCAGGAAAGCTCTACCATTTCCACGCCCCCTCTGTCCCCAGGTACGCAGTTCGAATGTATCAGAGCAGaaggttctgagttcgagtaTCACCAAACCACCATATGCgtcatttaattatttatatatctcgAGTCCAGACGCGAGGGCGGAGTGTTGAACTGAAGCTGAAGCTGAACccagtctttttttttttttcttgttgttttagtgttaaggattttatcgAGAGGTATGAGATGGCCACCAATACTAAGATTTGGAAAGATTACCATTTGGTACAGTATAttaatctctctttctctctttctctctagtatGATTAGGTTCTTGTAGATTGATTGCTATATATTTATGTTGTTTATAACTGTTTTATAGGAGAGGGATGCAGAGATCGAGAAGGTTCAGAACTTGTGTGAACTAATGGAGAAAGAACTAAGGTACAACCAaccattttttacttttttttgttttttgtttttctaaacaTATATAGTTCCATGCATCTTTGTATAATCCGTGCAACGAATAACAAAAATGGTGCAATAAATTTGTTTTAGCTAATAATAATGACATGAATCGAGAAGCCATGAGTTTtgagtgaaataaaaaaaaggacagTGAAACCAAATGAAGTGCAAGTTAAAAACAAACTTGGTTAGAATTTGAATGATCTTTTGAGTGAAATTTTGAGTTAGCTTATTATATTTTGGAGATTAAATGTACAAAAATAAGAACTTTGGTGGTAATGTGGTTGCATAGATTCATGAAGGTTGATGACAGAGAGCACTACACACTGCCCACTCTGGACATGTTGGAGCACAACCTGGAAGCAGCCATCAGCAAGGTTAGAtcagagaaggagagaaagatgGGAGGCGAAATCAATTTCCTCGAAAATATGGTACTTCTCAATAACATAAAGAATCACTTAATTGCCTATTATTTTGAGCATGTGTGACAAAGTGTacattttagttatatattgaGCGCGCCGAATTCGCAGGTCAGAGATAAGCAAGAAGAAAGATTCGGTTTATCTGAGAAGGTAAGAGGAGCATTGACGTACCCCGCAATCTTTAACATGCATGTTAAATCTACTAGAGTTGCGATTTGATCTTATTATCGTAAAGCCGATTGGTTCTTTGGTTTGACACATACATGTAAAGCGATTGCGGGTACAAATTTATTGTCTTTCCTTTTTACTGACACGTTTGTTTATTTAGTCATCGgcaaatatttactttttaagCTCTTCTTCAGCTAGCTCAGGTGCAGACGCTTAAGAACATGGGAGGAGGATCAACCTCATTCAGCCATGGATTAGACCTTAAATTAGGTTCTTGTCGTATCCTGTTACGATTAGCGTTTATTTTGCCTGGTTTTTGAAgcaacttttaaatttctctATACCGAGAAACCGAATTTTTGAGCGTTCGACAGACGCAGTTTGGAATTTTCGTGCTGCGAGGAAATTGAAATTGAATCGAGCTTCTGAAAGAGTCTTCGCATTTCATTATTCTtcgcttatttttttttcccttttccatTTCGATGCAGGGTTTAATTGAGCATGGATGCTGCATTGAGACATGGTCAAGAGATCAATCAATGCTTGAAGCCTAATTACATCTTAGTGGATTACTTATTAGGGTTTGTAGAAATTCTCTAGttgtttaatataatatgtgaTGAAAGGAAATATTCTGTACCTGGAGTACCTTCTTTTGTAAACATCCTTTTGAAAATTAAGCTTTTGTTGACTCATAATTTCCCTCTGATACcaacaattttcttttaaaaaaaaacttgaatatTCTGAAATGTTTGATGAATGATCCTGCAGTGTCCTGTGAACATTGGCTCAGGGTGCTTGCTCTCTCTTGCTTATATGCCCAGGAAATAATATTGgaaattgacattttttttagagagacaTTTTGTGCTTTGTAGCTTGTACATTAATTATAGTAATCtatatgtatcaaattagttAATACTAAGATTACACTACTATATACCATGATTATTTGGCCCAACTAAATAAGATTAAGTTTAAATGAGGCCAAACTGTTCAAACCacaagattaaaaataaaaaaacctccAATTGAACTATACCCCAATTACACTTACAACTGGTCCTGTGGAAACAACTACAAGTT
Coding sequences:
- the LOC109722403 gene encoding MADS-box transcription factor 32-like encodes the protein MGRGRTEIKRIENPTQRQSTFYKRRDGLFKKARELSILCDADLLLLLFSSSGKLYHFHAPSVPSVKDFIERYEMATNTKIWKDYHLERDAEIEKVQNLCELMEKELRFMKVDDREHYTLPTLDMLEHNLEAAISKVRSEKERKMGGEINFLENMVRDKQEERFGLSEKLAQVQTLKNMGGGSTSFSHGLDLKLGFN